The following proteins are co-located in the Methylomonas sp. 11b genome:
- the gspD gene encoding type II secretion system secretin GspD — MKTRLLLGFLLAIFCPMLLAEKDEFSLNLKDVDIRALIETVADVTGKNFIIDPRITGNISVVTSTPMKSAQVYDVFLSILKVHGYSAIPNGNVVKIIPNVTAKQDGEESELRGNPQNGDEQLTRVLQVHHVDATQLVQTLLPLMPQYAFIGAVPESNTVILSDTAANVKRLAAMIKQIDKSDLQNIEIINLRHANAADLIQPLNTLITGSNAGKTTPVAPPMVADERSNSIILGGEQEMRLQMRALIANLDTPMEKSGNTEVIYMRYAVAKELVETLTGVGSLKDEKADQPKTKATTSKDFDIRADEAANALIITAPHDLMATLKSVVRQLDVRRAQVHIEAIIAEVSYDKSQNIGVEWQTKEDGSVFAASRKGEGNSLDLSQFISSVGKGLSIGYLAGSELKALLTAFANDTDVNVLSTPSLVTMDNEEANMIVGRNIPLTTGQYTPSVGGSLSTPFQTIQREDIGIKLKVLPQISEGNAVKLKVAQEVSSVVQGTTGADLQTNKRKIETSVLVDDGKVLVLGGLIQDDITETVDKVPLLGDIPYLGYLFQTNSTTITKKNLMVFLRPQIIRDAGKSSGLTHDKYNYIRDKQQEFNQDGVLLMPEQKQPLLDNLSDDNSAVEDNRGEAGGNGNR; from the coding sequence ATGAAAACACGCTTGTTGCTCGGCTTCCTGCTGGCCATTTTCTGCCCGATGCTGCTGGCGGAAAAAGACGAATTTTCGCTGAATCTAAAAGATGTCGATATTCGTGCACTGATCGAAACGGTTGCCGATGTCACCGGTAAAAATTTTATTATCGATCCGCGCATCACCGGCAATATCTCGGTGGTGACTTCCACGCCGATGAAGTCGGCACAGGTTTACGATGTATTCCTGTCCATATTAAAGGTGCACGGTTACTCGGCGATTCCGAACGGCAACGTCGTCAAGATTATTCCGAATGTCACCGCCAAGCAGGACGGTGAGGAAAGCGAGTTGCGCGGCAATCCGCAGAACGGCGACGAGCAACTGACCAGGGTGTTGCAGGTGCATCATGTCGATGCCACGCAACTGGTACAGACCCTTTTGCCGTTGATGCCGCAATACGCGTTTATCGGCGCGGTGCCGGAAAGTAACACCGTGATCCTGTCCGATACCGCAGCCAACGTTAAACGCTTGGCGGCGATGATCAAGCAAATCGATAAAAGCGATTTGCAAAACATTGAAATCATCAATTTGCGACACGCCAATGCCGCGGATTTGATTCAACCATTAAACACATTAATCACCGGCAGCAACGCCGGAAAAACCACGCCGGTCGCACCGCCAATGGTGGCCGACGAACGCTCGAATTCAATTATTCTCGGCGGGGAGCAGGAGATGCGTTTGCAGATGCGCGCCTTGATCGCCAATCTGGATACGCCGATGGAAAAATCCGGCAATACCGAAGTGATTTATATGCGTTATGCTGTGGCCAAGGAATTGGTCGAAACGCTGACCGGGGTGGGGTCTTTGAAGGATGAAAAAGCCGATCAACCAAAAACCAAAGCCACTACCAGTAAAGACTTCGATATTCGCGCGGATGAAGCTGCTAACGCGTTGATTATCACCGCGCCGCACGATTTGATGGCGACCTTGAAATCGGTGGTCAGACAATTGGATGTGCGCCGCGCGCAGGTGCATATCGAAGCGATTATTGCCGAAGTCAGCTACGACAAATCGCAGAATATTGGCGTCGAATGGCAAACCAAGGAAGACGGCAGCGTATTTGCGGCCAGCAGAAAAGGGGAGGGCAACTCGCTCGATCTATCGCAATTTATTTCCTCCGTCGGTAAGGGCTTGAGTATCGGTTATTTGGCAGGCAGCGAGTTAAAAGCCTTGTTGACCGCGTTTGCCAACGATACCGACGTCAACGTGTTATCCACGCCGTCGCTGGTGACGATGGACAACGAAGAAGCCAACATGATCGTCGGCCGCAACATCCCCTTAACCACCGGTCAATACACACCTTCCGTCGGCGGCAGCCTGAGTACCCCATTTCAAACCATCCAACGCGAAGACATAGGTATTAAACTCAAAGTTTTGCCGCAGATCAGCGAAGGCAATGCGGTCAAATTAAAAGTCGCGCAAGAGGTTTCTAGCGTTGTGCAAGGCACTACCGGTGCGGATTTGCAGACCAATAAACGCAAAATCGAAACCAGCGTATTGGTCGATGACGGCAAGGTGTTGGTATTGGGCGGCTTGATCCAAGACGACATCACCGAAACGGTGGATAAGGTGCCGCTGTTGGGGGATATTCCTTATCTGGGCTACTTGTTCCAAACCAATTCGACGACTATCACCAAAAAGAATCTGATGGTGTTTTTGCGCCCGCAAATCATCAGGGATGCGGGTAAATCCAGCGGCTTAACCCACGACAAATACAATTACATCCGCGACAAGCAACAAGAGTTTAACCAGGACGGCGTGCTGTTGATGCCGGAGCAGAAACAGCCCTTGCTGGACAACTTATCGGACGACAATTCGGCTGTAGAAGACAATCGCGGCGAGGCTGGCGGCAATGGCAACCGCTGA
- a CDS encoding type II secretion system protein N, with protein MMKFAGFSKFAFDWKAAEREVVGGAYLQWLATALATVYLLGVLYVNLSTALAGIDRTSTEAAASVLSEAAAQNPPMDLSEIATWHLFGQSPESLSDKGAVAETQLKLKLLGIMFLSKNPENASGIIQADDGQQKKYRLGDELPGGAVLQAVEADRVLLKRGERQESLLLIKDSIHEPTATE; from the coding sequence ATGATGAAATTTGCCGGTTTTTCAAAATTCGCTTTCGATTGGAAAGCAGCGGAACGAGAAGTGGTGGGTGGCGCCTATCTGCAATGGCTTGCCACAGCCCTGGCTACGGTTTATTTGCTTGGGGTGTTGTATGTAAATCTGTCCACCGCGTTGGCGGGCATAGATCGGACTTCGACAGAGGCTGCTGCCTCGGTGCTCAGCGAAGCGGCCGCGCAAAATCCGCCCATGGATTTGTCGGAAATCGCCACCTGGCATTTGTTCGGGCAAAGCCCAGAGAGCTTGTCGGATAAGGGCGCCGTTGCGGAGACGCAATTAAAGCTCAAACTGCTAGGCATCATGTTTTTATCCAAGAACCCGGAAAATGCCAGTGGCATCATTCAAGCCGACGACGGGCAGCAAAAGAAATATAGGCTGGGCGACGAGCTGCCCGGCGGCGCGGTGTTGCAGGCTGTTGAAGCAGACCGGGTCTTGCTAAAGCGTGGCGAACGCCAGGAATCCTTGCTGTTGATAAAAGATAGCATCCACGAACCAACCGCCACCGAATAA